The window GGTATGACGAGGATGATCCTGATATGGATAATGAATATGGGCTGGAGGATGACTAAGAGGCATGTATTGAGATTGCAAGATCAATCTCTTTGGACGATCAATCTTGGAGGATCAACATCTTTGGAGGATCAACATCTTTGGAGGATCAACATCTTGAAAGGATCAGCGGCTATGTGAAGGCATTTAGCGTTTAGATTTGACCATGCTTGTTCGCAGTGTATTTGGTggacatatatatacaccaTTTGCGAGTAGCAGTTGGCGTGACTGGGATTGATACATTCGGGGAGACGGGAACGGGAACATATAGTCTCCATCAACATATGGTACAGACCTGTCCTTACCTATTAATAGTATTACTTTGTCATACCATTGTCCGATCTTTTGTAAGCTGTCAGTTACTATGACCAAATTAACTAATCACCACAACACTCACCCAAATGTCGTCATTCAAGCTGAGCCTCCTACCTAGGTACCAGATTCTCTCACCATTCGTGTCCATGCAGGTAAAAAATACAGAAGCTTCCAGAACGGCAGCTAAGAAGAGGATGTTTCCGAAAATGGTAGTTCTTTGGAGAAAGAACGTTTGTTGCTGAATGTACCTAGTGGTTTCGAGCTAATCTCGAGAAGAGGGTGTGTAGTCTGCAGGTTCTGGAGCAAGGCGAAATATGCAGCTCTAAGACTTGGAGGGACGGATGTGATGTGAGATGTGGTACGGTACCCTGTCACCTGTGACAATGGAGAGTGTGTCTGGGGAGTAGGACTTTTTCAGATTATTTAGTAGCTCTCTGGATCAAATAGCCTATATTCTTGGTAAtatagtacggagtacggagtactgcTGGCAATATTGGCCATGTCGGAAATAGATTGGGCCAGAGGTAGAGCAGCAGAGTTCACGTCTTGAGACTAACGGTTCTGTTGACCGAGCCGTAGCTGCGAATAACCACTTGTAGAAGAGACTGTTTGGGCTAATATGAACAACCATCCTGGCTTGTCCAGTAAAAGAAAACCTGACATGATGTAATGGATAGCAAAATGGATGGTAACCAAGAGGAGGCGTCATGTAAATGAGCGCTCGGAAAAGCTATCATTATTAAGAAACCACATCATAATGACACTCTACTAGACATTGTTTCATGCCAAGCCATCAATTGGGAGCGGGAAGCACGGCAAAGGCCGCAATGGATCTCAGAATGCAACGCAACGCGCTTTGCAGTAGCTGCGTAGCACTCAATGCAACCTACCCTATAATTGAAGCAAAATTTTCTTGTAATATGGGTATCTTTGCTGTCGCGATATTATATCATGATATTATTTGACTTACGGATGAGTCAATGTGTTTGTTATCTTGTGGATTCCACAATCAACCAGTGGTGAACTGTCAAGGTAGCTCCacaaggatgaagaggaattATCTTGATACGCTCACATTGCGAGCAACGATTCCTGCAATCTAGAACACGACAGCTTGTTACTGCTATGAGAATAATCTCATGATGCACGTCCGCGGAGTTGGTACAATAGCTTAGTAACTTGGTATGCCCCAGTTGACCGCATGGCTTGTTTATTCTTGAAACATTTTGACATTCCGTATCCGTACATTGAGCCGTCATGCTCTCCTTGGGCATGATTGGCACCAAAGCTTTCCTCTTTGGCGCCGATTACTTTAGCGCGGAGATCGAAAGGCGCGTTCTACGCCTTGAAGTAGAATGAATTCGGGTACCTTTGCGTAGAGGATAAGATTCACCTAGCCTCGCAGTAGGTTGCTTTGTCAGTAGCAAGTTGCAACTCTGCTtacatgtacggagtaccagGTGATGCTTTCGGGTGTCCTGATTGTGATGTAGTAGCCGTGGCCTCACTTCATGTAGCCTTATTTCTCATCCTCTACCACACCATGGCATTGAGGGCTCACGCTCTTATCGCCGACTCgtatttctcttctcatgCTGAGTGACGCCCAAAGGTCAGCCGGATGTGTTGCTTCATATTGCCTGGTAAGTCTTGATCTGATATTACGCCGGGTGGAATTCCGCTTTGTCCCACCGAGCAGCTCGGTCATCTTCCATCCAGCAGATGCCTATGATAGTTGACGATTGCATCATTGGCCGTGACAAGCGCGGCAGTCTCAAATAAGGTCTATCACATGCGATCTAAGTCGGAATGACTAGCACCCCCCTTGTTCCTTTTTCGGGTCTCGCGGGGGAAGGGTGGGATGGGGCTGAAAGAGATACGAAGGACGAACAGCAGAGGCTGAAGGAAACACAATGACAAGCGGCCGCAAGAGAAGGGCCTTTGTCAATTGCCTCCTGTTTTGGGAGGTCGGTAAGGATGTCTATTGGCTCTCGAGGCCGGCGTCGATGAAACGAACGTTGATAACAGCCCGAAGCCCAGGGCCTTTTGACGCTGCCACCTGCACCGTTTGGATGATCGTCTCTGTCTACGTTGAAATGTGAGCTGAGAGCGTAGTTGATGCCTCATGAGCCACCTTCCAGAGCTGTCTTGGTCTCCGAGTGGCGTCGCCTGGACAGGGACCAGGGTCAGGGCCCGAAAGAGCGACGCCAGGACTGAAGCAGATTGGCGGCATGGGGTTTTGGTTCGATGTTTAAGCTTGCCAAGCTGTCTGTATCGTAGGgactcacacacacacacacaggCACAGCATGTAGGCCAAGACCTGCCAGTAGCATTTTGCTTGTCTGCCGGCATTTTGGCACATTTTCTTGGCGATGCGTGTGACGGGATCGGCTGTCGGCTTGGACGGTCTGGGCAGCTGGAGATATTTTCCGCCTGGGCAGGGGCTTCCAGAAGCCATTGAAGCCGTGATGAGTGTGTGTCTGGTGCTCTGCACTCCGtagaaagaagcaaaatgcTGTATTGGCAGGTAGGAATTGAAGCAATGCAAAACAGAATGACGCCAGACTCTCGGACCAAGTCCTATCGCTGCCATCACGTGCCGTGGGCGGTACAAAcctctctcatcttctcgtATTGCAGCGTCACATTCACGACAAGACAAAAACTCACTTCGTGCAACTTCCGTAACACGGCAGCCTCCAGTTTCGGCCGGTTCCGCCATGCCTCGTTGCTCCGAGGGCGTAATTACTCGTGCAGGCACAAGACACAAGACTGCCAGCAGCGGCTGGACACAAGGCCGCCATGCAACAGCCAATCATGGCCGTGACGCCCAGCAGCGATCCCTCTCGAGATTCCAGGACCCCGTCAGCTCCATGCCGAATACCCGGCCGCAGACAAGGGCCCAGAGCGTTCAAGAGCCAACGGCGAGCCTTGGGCGAGTCCTGGGGCGGATTCTGGCCCCTGTCCGGCAGCTCCAAAAAGGCGCCGCTGGGCCTTTTGGAACCCTTTGGACATGCCGCTCTGGGCTTGAGCTGGCTGTAACGAACTTCTGCGCGCAGTGGCTGGCCGGAGGAGATTGCAGATGGCGATTCTGCCACAAGTTCCCACCCCTGACTGCCGGATGCCAAGTCGATGCCCATGGTCAGTAGTGCCAGAGCCAAGGCCCTGAGGCAGGTCAAGCGACCCCCCCGGATCGGAGCCTACAGCAGATTGGGCTGCTATTTTCCGGTCACCGGCCCTCTCTGATTGACGGGTTCGCGGATTAACATTAACTAAGGGATTAAACTTAATGGGGTTTCTTGGCGGTTGATCCCTGGCCGATTCCGCTAGTGCCTTGCTTTGTTTTGTATGTACGGACCACGGGTCAGATCCGAGGCACGGCATGGCACGTCTTGGCTGGCTTGGCTCAATGTTGACGTGAGCTGTGCCATGAGAATTGCTGCGTGTGTTTGCGGCTGGATGGGTGACTGATGGGGGACTGAGCAGTGGGAATCAGTGGAACATCATGGCAACATCGTTCGGGCAGTTGGGCTAGCCTCTTCGTCTGCCTCCGGATCAACTTCATCGCAGCAAAGACTGCGGCGCAGCATTTCCGCCGAAGTCGCGTCGGCCCGCTTCGCTACGAGACCCAAGTCATGTCACGAAGCACGGACTGCGATTTGAGTGTCAGGAAGGCGCTTGCTTGATAGAGATCGGCATTGGGGAATCCTCGTTTCAAGGCCCCTTCTCCCCATCGTTAAAGCCGCACAGGCGACAATAACCCCGGATTGGACGGAGTTCCTATGGTGGCGAGGACTATTGTTAAAGCACCAGCTGTACTATCCCCCGTCTGGAGACCGCCTTGGAGCGCCGGTCCCCGAACCAGTAGTTGTGGCCATGAACTAATACTCTGGACTTCTATCTTGGGATGAAGGACGATACGTGATCGACAAAGGTTCCAGCGTCTCCATTGAAGCAAGGCAGAAATGGCAATACGCTCTCGGCCGGCTTCACTCTCTGGGCTAAACGACTAGGCGCCTTCTCCACCCCTGGACGTGAGAGTTTGATTCGCTCACAGCCTGGTGACTACGAGCTATCAGCTATCAAAGCTGGATACTGGATGTCGATTCCACCATCTTGACTCCTCtccccatcaccaagccCCAGCAAGTGTGTGAATACCCAGGATGATGGCGCAAAATGACCTTCCTAAACCATGCTCTTGAAGCCGTCAACAAGGCCGTGGAGCTGAGCAACTACGATATCTTTGACTTCAAAGGTAGATTGGCACACGAGCCTGGATGGATATAAAGTCGTTCATCTTCCCTCGATCTGGTGTTGAAGTTTTTGTATCATCAGCCTTCAAGACAACCAGTCTagtcagcttcttcatccttcaaAATGCAGACCTTCGGTGCTTTCCTCGTTTCCTTCCTCGCCGCTAGCGGCATGGCTGCGGCTCTCCCCACTGAGGGACAGAAGACCGCTTCCATCGAGGTCGCTTACAACAAGAACTACGTTGCCCACGGTCCTACCGCTctcttcaaggccaagagaaaGTACGGCGCTCCCATCAGCGACAACCTCCGCGCTGCCGTGGCTGCCAAGCACTCCCTCACCAAGCGCCAGACTGGCTctgccaacaccaacccCAGCGACAGCGCCGATGACGAGTACATCACCAGCGTCTCCATTGGTACTCCCGCTCAGGTCCTCCCCCTGGACTTTGACACCGGTTCCTCCGACCTGTGGGTCTTCAGCTCCGAGACTCCCAAGTCTTCCGCCTCCGGACACGTTACCTACAGCCCCTCCAAGTCTTCCActgccaagaagctctccGGCTCTACCTGGTCCATCGAGTACGGTGACAagagcagctccagcggcGATGTCTACACCGACGTTGTCACCATTGGCGGCTTCAGCGTCAAGACTCAGGCTGTTGAGTCTGCCACCAAGGTTTCCACCCAGTTCGTCCAGGACACCGTCATCTCCGGCCTCGTCGGTCTTGGCTTCGACATTGGCAACCAGGTCTCGCCCCGTCCCCAGAAGACCTGGTTCTCCAACGCTGCCAGCAGCCTGGCTGAGCCCCTTTTCACTGCCGATCTGAGGCACCAGGAGACCGGAAGCTACaactttggcttcattgACACCTCTCTCGCCAAGGGCACCATTGGCTACACTCCCGCTGACGGCAGCGAGGGTTACTGGGGCTTCACTGCCACCGGTTACTCCGTTGGCGGTGCCAAGCTGAACCGCAACTCCATCACCGGTATTGCCGACACTGGCACCAccctgctcctcctccccgACAACATTGTTGACGCCTACTACAACAATGTTGAGTCTGCTGAGTACGACGACTCCCAGGAGGGTGTTGTCTTCGACTGCGACGAGGAcctcccctctttctccttcggTGTTGGTGGCCagaccatcaccatctccgGCGACCTGCTGAACCTCACCCCCATCGAGGAGGGCAGCTCCACTTGCTTCGGTGGTCTCCAGAGCAGCTCTGACATTGGTATCAACATCTTCGGTGATGTTGCCCTCAAGGCTGCCCTTGTCGTCTTTGACCTCGGCAACGAGCGTCTCGGCTGGGCTCAGAAATAAGCGAATGATTGGAATGGGATTTCTTTTATGAAGGTTATGATTTGAAGGGACGAAGCggaatgaaaaaaaattgggGGAGACTATATATGGCTCTCATGATTTGTAAATACGATATCATGTTGTATATAGCCTTGGGAATTTTAGCACATAGCGAAGCAAAAAAATTATATTCAACTGGGAATCTTCGAGTTTCTCTCTGAGTGAAGCTGAATTGAGCTGAAATTGTGAAATGTgattgatggcttcttgaGTTTGTTTTAACAATATTTGGTAATGGTTTCAGGGTCTTTGTGAAACTGTGACTGATGATGTGATAGGTGTTTAATGGCTCTTTGTGAGGTTGAAAAAGCAATATTGTATTGGAGGTTTTGGTATTTTCGTTAAACATAACTCATGTCGTGTCATATAATAGAAGATGTCGATGTAAAAAGCCGTCGTAAATCTTCGTTTTCTAGCAGTATAGGGCCACTAGATCCACAAAGGTACACGTTGAAACTGAGATGTCTCTGTTTCAACAGTTAGAGGTAGGCCACTAAGACTGTTTGATTAACAGTTAGAAGTAGGCCACCAAGACTGATTAAGCAGTCTCTGTCGCGCACGACGAAGTTTGTGCTTCAGAACCTCGAAGAGGACGAGCAAGCCGGCGAGCACGCCGGCGCCTATCCCCAGGCCTAGGTTCGCGTCGTGGCGGAGGAAGCCCCCTAGACAGCCGGATGCGATGGAGAGAAGGACTATTCCGACGCGGAAGATGGTTTGCCATTCTCTTTGGAGAAAGGTTCCCCCATCTCTGGCTTGGACGTATGTACCTGTCTGGGTTGAACGTGTTAATATGCTGATACACGCGTGAGGGAAGTAGTATTTACTGGAGTAGAGTTGTTCGAACTCATTGTAAAGTCTCCTACAGGCCCGAAGGGAGGTTCCTCAGGAAGAGGAGCTTCGGGGGGAGGCGTCTCGGGGGGAGGCGTCTCTGTAGTACCAGGCTGGACAGGGGCCGCAATCAGCTCAACGTggctggtggaagaagaagcttccgAATGAACGCTCTTGACCTCGATGGAGTTCATGGTTGTAATGAGTGTTGATCCGAAAGATTGAAAATGAAGGAATGTATGT of the Trichoderma breve strain T069 chromosome 4, whole genome shotgun sequence genome contains:
- a CDS encoding eukaryotic aspartyl protease domain-containing protein; translated protein: MQTFGAFLVSFLAASGMAAALPTEGQKTASIEVAYNKNYVAHGPTALFKAKRKYGAPISDNLRAAVAAKHSLTKRQTGSANTNPSDSADDEYITSVSIGTPAQVLPLDFDTGSSDLWVFSSETPKSSASGHVTYSPSKSSTAKKLSGSTWSIEYGDKSSSSGDVYTDVVTIGGFSVKTQAVESATKVSTQFVQDTVISGLVGLGFDIGNQVSPRPQKTWFSNAASSLAEPLFTADLRHQETGSYNFGFIDTSLAKGTIGYTPADGSEGYWGFTATGYSVGGAKLNRNSITGIADTGTTLLLLPDNIVDAYYNNVESAEYDDSQEGVVFDCDEDLPSFSFGVGGQTITISGDLLNLTPIEEGSSTCFGGLQSSSDIGINIFGDVALKAALVVFDLGNERLGWAQK